DNA from Corvus hawaiiensis isolate bCorHaw1 chromosome 21, bCorHaw1.pri.cur, whole genome shotgun sequence:
CAGTCCCTGAATTAAAGCAATACAGTTTCAAAAGCCTTTGGCTCTCTCTTTCAAAGTGCTGCAGCCAGCTAGGACCAAGCTTCCTCTGCAGagggaagatgaaaaataagACCAATCATCAGATGCCAAGATGTGGTGACTTAGAGCTCAGACACTTGGAAGAGGTTTCACAAGATGCTTTTAAGGGCTCtgattttttcccgaacctgaaCTCTTTGGAAAGCAGCTGCATGGGGATATGCAGCAATCATGCATGTTTACCCTCTGAAGGGGACTCACTGCAACCTTCTGTGTTATCCTGCATGATGATGAGCTCGGGCATCAATACTCACTTGGGAATTGGCACCCGAATCATCGTCCCGTCCACCTCTGGGTTCAGGTTCATGCCACTCTCCCTTATAGCCttcacagctgcagctgtgctctgtaaaaCAGATCAAAAGGTAAAGGGAATTAGGAAATAATCATTCCCATATGCCAGAACTCTGTCAATAGTTGGCAATCCATCTCCATGGAACATGGAAACATTTACTTCTGTTACCAGTAAGATCAGGAAGTTACATTGGTGCAGAGAGCTTTGATCAAACCAAATGGGAAACTACGGCCGCTCGTATTGGGGTAGGGGGGCAcggagggggagaggggaagcgaagcaacaacaaaagaaaactgttttgctTCTTTGAAACTATTTGAATGGTTTGAGGCAACGCAGAGTGAAACCGCAATAAATTCCCAAGGCAGGGCCTGACTGTGGCAAAGGAGATGAAAGATTCTGAGCATTTAAAAATTCCAGTTGAATGTTTCCCCCTAGAAATCACCCAGTGCCAATTTTGAAACCTTAAGGAACTTAACCACTTCAGCACTACAACCTGACcacaggacagcagggcagtaGCAGATGGCTGCGAACCAgtgcctgtgcccagctctgttTATTTTACAGCTTATTACTGAGGATTAACTTCTCGAAACTCCCCCGCTGCTGGCTGACACCCTGCTCTGCTTAGAAGGTGGGGTGGCAGGTTTGCCTGGTGACTGCAAGGTGATTAAAAGGCTTCACCTCCATCACAGGGTGCAGGTGGTCCTCTACAGTGTTCCATGCTTTGGGGTTAAAGCAGGGTTTGACTGGAAGCTCCCACAGGGCTCTGCCAGGTCACTTCATTCTCGACTCTGAAAAGCCCCAGGAGTCTGTTTTCCTGTGGCACTCACATCTCCTACTAGGCACGATGCTATTTCTGATACTCTTTGCCATCATTAACTTtagctccaggctgctgcagtaTTTATGTAGCTTAGACTGTATTTATAAAGCTCAGCTTTTGCCAACTGAGGCACAAACTAAAACTCTGCAGATTTGTTCAGGTTCCTGATGTGTGACATCACTGAATGCTCTGTTGGTGTTCTGTAGGAGACAACTGCTGTCCCCTGAAACTACAAGGGCAGAGAAAATGCAACCAAAGTGATCTCAGCACGTTAGGAATGTAAATGTGTTATTCCGTGGACAGTGCTTGTTCTGCAGGAGAGAAAGGCTCAGTAAAAGCTGAGTTGTTTAACATAAATATTGGAGGAGatagaagaagaggaaaataatgagagaagaaaaatattgcaatattgcccccatcctcctgcagcccatgaaaaaaataactgtatttaaaaaaagtggttttgtaACTCTTGGGAAAACAGACTGGCTCTGCAAGTCCTTTTCtatgattattttatttctcagactCTTCAAGcaattttatttgcttctcAATGTCATGAAGTACTGACTATATGCTGTAAATAATGACATCAAGTGATTGTGTCTGTGATGGTTTTAGTTCAGTCTATCACAAAACAGGTATGGGTATAAAACAACAGTATTGAGAGAAATGGCTCAAGTGACAAGTGGTCTTTTGGCTTAAAAATCAAATGTAGGCAATGCTATGTAGAGGAGATTTAATTTCTCACATGCCCATTTCTCAGCCTGAGCTCCTGCTTGGACATGGGATAAGCCATGGAGGGGCTTCCCCAGCCCTCTCAGCGCCGACACTCTGCAAGACCTTGCTGATGAGGGGCCTCCATTCTTCAGAGCCTTTATGCACATGGGATACACTTTAAGAAACACTTAGGCATCAAGTGCCTTACACTGACCTCCTCTGAGACTTTGCTGACTTAATTAATTGGGGAAAGcctttgcaaaataaatagaGATAAGCCTTGGCaaagctccagccctggagcggGATGAATCGTTAACCTCACGATCGCTGCTGCTCCCACGTGCTCGGCTCCGTCGGTGGGACCTGCTGCAGGGCATCACAAGGGCTTGATCCTGAGCTGGGATTTGGATTTGCTGCCTCATTTAGGGGCAGGTCTAAGGCTcctgcagaaaattaaaagaacttgtctctcacagaagataaatcAGAGCCTCGGGTTCTGACCTGGAGGTGCTGCCAAGAGAGGAGCTGGCCAACCTCAGCAGTGCCCGAGTCAAGCTCTTTGACAGCACTTAGCATGAGCCAGCTCAATCCCACCAGGGAAGCTGTTCAGAAGCTCACAGGCTCCATCAGCAGCTTCTCCCATGAACTCTCTGGGGTATCACAGCCCTGGTGATACATAAGCAAGTTTCAGAGGCATCTGATGAAGTCCCCAGCAAAAATTCCAATTACACATCTGGTTCTGTGCATGGCTACATCTTGACAAGgaactgaaataaatacaatGGGGCTGATACAGCATTGCAGCCACGTGCGCAGTTCAGGTAAGTTTGTGTGTGCTCAGGACTTCCCATAAATGCATGGGAAATGGGGAGGGCTGGAAGGGCACAGGTAATCCTGGCATCTGGTCCATGATGCTTCGTGTTGTTTTGCAGATCCAACTGAGGGGAAAGCACCTGCAAAGCAAATCCCCGTAACCATGGCACTCCTTGGATACAACCCTGAGAGCAACCACAGCACTCCGTAACTCTCCTGTgaccctgtgctgctgcaggtgagcTGCTCTGGGGGCCACATGGGGCTGGGGAGTTGCTGTCAGCAGCAAAATGCCCCTTCTGTTCTGTGTCAGCACAAAGTgacacagcccagcctgagTCTGCAGCCCTGCCACGTTTGACTGATTTTGTCTAAACGCTCCTTTGCTCAGCATCAACCTGTTTGTTCCTATGGCAATTATCTCCCCTCCCAATGTGCCCTTACCTCTGGAAAATCGGTCATGTTCACTATCATAAGCTGCGGTGACTTCTGTGAGATCTGCCCCAGCTGGTTCAGCGGAAACTTCCCATCTTTTGTCATCACAGTTATGTGATCCAGGGCCCCTCAAAAGAACCAAACACAGGGAGGTTCAGTGTGATAAACCAGTGTGCAGCGACGCTGAAGAAAAACACATCCACACTGTCCCACTTCCCTTCTGCCATGCAGAATACAGAggttacaaaggaaaaaatggtgtTTATTCAGACTTCAGGTGCTGTTTGTGTTCAGGCATCCCCTGTGTATTCACAAGCTAAATATTTCAAAGCtgctttaaagcacaaaaacatgaaaacaaaactcttgtttgtttttgctgctAGAATAGGAAAACTAAGCAGGATTGTTAAGAATTAAAGGGAAatggttattttttaattcttacagcttaaagaaaatcaaaatgttgCCGTAAAAATCAAGACAAATATTGTCTTTAACTTAGCAGTGCTCTCTTaaactcctcttttttttctccaggccCCCAGAGGGGTGTTGTACACTGCCTAATTTAAAGTATTCAGTTTCTCCCTGAGCTACTCTTAATCTGCTCTCTACTTTCTGCTGCAAAATGTTAACAGGCCAAAAGGCACATGGGACAGGAGGTACTTTATcagtgcaattaaaaaaaatacctatGGTTCAAATAAATAGTTAAGAGACTGAGCTACGCTTTCCAGCTCCATTAAAGACAGAAGTGcccctgccagagctggggTGGTGAATGATTCAAACTTGGTCATTGTTTAATGTTAAATTTTATCCCTGAAACTTGATACACTTACAAATGCGTATGTTCAGAGTGTTACGGTAACTGCAGCCTAGTCAAACATATTCACATTCCTTCCTAAAACACAAAATCCACTACATGAACGAGGCCTGTACAGGTCACTACCCACAAAGatgcacagcagagaaaaagttTGTATATGCCAGACACCAGCCCAATGGCAATTTCCAAAAGGCTAATTTAATGGCAATTGGATttttcctgccctcctgcaccATTAGCTGACAACCTGCTTCTCCATCACATCTGCAAACAGTTCAGTTAGACACTTTTGACATCTCCCACTTAAAAAAGCTATTTCCAGGAAGCTATTAACAAAAATGGATTCTTCCTGGTCAAGCTCAGGGTGAAGAAAGCCTCTAGCTGGGGATGTCAGGGCTGTAGCAACTGGATGCCCAGCGGataattccaggaaaaaaaaaccaattttggAAAAATTGGAGCTGTCCGCTACTAGGATTTGTATCCTTATTTACATACAAGGAAGTTACCAACCTGGTGAGGTTCTAACACTGAGACTTCTGCTGAAGTCTTCTTTCAGAGCTTCTATGACTGCCTGCATGTCTTCACTGGTTTCCTCCAAATTGATAATATCCTCAACTAGGGCAGCACTGATATTCACTTTGGCTTGACTCTGCCCTTTACCTTTAGCTGCAgattacacaaaaaaaaaaattagtttctacTTCTGACAAGTTAGTTAGAAAGTAGAAAGAAGGTATTAAAGGCCTGGTCAGATTTACAATTGAGTCTAAGATAAACTGAAGTAAAACCAAAGTAACTGTATTTTCTAATGAGTAAAGAGCTCAGCACTTGAGCATGTTagccaaaataaataaatatataaaattatataaatattgaGAGATTgcaaaaccatgaaaaaaccagttgtttttaccttttttgGTAGCCAGCTGTCTGCTCAGCAGCATCTGCTGGACACAGGCTGGGCAGCCTCTGGGAGCCTGGGGCAGCCACCTGGTCATGGCAAACGAGGACCGGTGCAGCAGGGACGGGAGAGGGCGGAGGCACCTCAGTGCCAAAGccattgctcacagctcctCTCTGATTCACGtggagaagagaaaggcagGCGGGCTGCTTGGCCTGCTAAAACCAAACAGATTCAGGTCTTAGTGGCGGCTGTGGGGGCAAGGTGACAGCTCAGTGATGTGGGCAGCAGGTTTGGGGTTCTGCAGTGACCAACGGGCAAAAAGTGAATAGGGGTCGGTGGCTTCCAGCCCGTGCCCACGGTATCAGCATGGCCTTCACCCATCTGTCCAGACGGGTCTGACACAAAAACCACGGCTGCTGAGCGGGAACAGCTCACCACGGTATCTATCGGGTGCTTGCACATCAGCTGGGCCGAAACTTTAATTTCTGTCTCACGAGGCCTGACACCTCCACACTCACAGGGTTTATTCATTCCAGCCTCGGCCGTTCGAGGCTCCGGGGAGTTTTGGCAGCTGCGGCTCTGCTGCGGTCAGAGCTGCGGCAACACCGACGGGACTCGCTCCCCGGGGCGCTGCCGCGGGCGGCCACCGGAGGAACCGGCCCTCCCTGCGCCGGGGGCACCCGACCCCTGCCCCTCCTCCCCGGTGCCGGTCCCCTCCggagcccccggccccgcacagGCCCcgcccctcggccccgcccacaCCACCCCCCGCTTCTCAGGACGCCCCGGCCCGCTGGCCCCGGTGCCCCGTGGAAAGCCGGGCCGAGGAGCGGGCATCGGGGGCCGGCGATCGGGAATCGGGGTCGGGGATCGGGGCCCGGGGGCggtgaaggggaggggaaggcgGGGGAGGGCGGGCGCCAGCGCCTCGCTCACCGTCACAGCCCCGCGCGTCCCAGCAGCGTCATCGGAGCGGGCCGAGCGTGACGTCACAGAGCGGCGCCAAGGGCGGGGCGAGGCCTGCGCGGGCACGgagcggccgcggccccgcggggGTGGTGAGAGCGgcccgggccgccccccgcgccaCCCGCACCCTCCGCACCCTCCGCACAGCCATGGAGCCGGGCCGCCAGGCGCTGCCGCTGGAGAACGCCTCCATCCTCTCCGAGGGCGCGCTGCAGGACGGGCACCGCCTCTGGATCGGCAACCTCGACCCCAAGATCACCGAGTGAGTGACCGCGCGGCACCGCCGCGATCCGCGCCCTGCGGAACCCCCCGGGCGCCGCCCCCGCAGCGGCACCGCCCCGGACGGGGCCGTGTTCCCGCATCAGCACCGAGCCCTCCCGGGCGGTGCCGCATCGCCCCTCctcgggccctgccctgcccccagGGCCCAGCCTGAGCCCGAGCACTGCTCCATCTCTGGTGCCAGCACCTCTCCGGGGTGTTGGGGGGTGTTCCCGTGCCCggcaggcagcacaggctgctgtagcactcccagctcctgcctctgccccgcAGCGAGAGGTGACAGTCGCCCTCTCGAGCAGATTTGCACTCTGAGGAGCAGCCCGTGCCTGCTGGGCGCTGATGCAGGCAGGGAGTCGCCTAAAATATGGGTGTGTCTGTCTGTGGGGTGTCCCCCACAGACCGAGGGGCTCAGAGGCAGGTCCTTGGCTCCTGCAAACAGCACCCACCCCCTGAGACGCTGCTCGGGCTGGGAGCCCAGGGGCTGAAAACATCCCTGTTCTCTGAAGTAGGGAAGTGTAGAATATCAGGTTGGAGACTTCCAGGGTGACAGCAGTACAAACAATGGTAAAGCAAGGCACAGCCCTGGAAATTGTAACCCCGAGTGGTTGGGGTTTGCAGAGAAATGAGAGTGGGCAGGGAAGACCTGACAGCCAGGGATCTGTGTCAAACAAGAGCCTTGTTTT
Protein-coding regions in this window:
- the MRRF gene encoding ribosome-recycling factor, mitochondrial isoform X1, with protein sequence MALALRCLRPLPSLLHRSSFAMTRWLPQAPRGCPACVQQMLLSRQLATKKAKGKGQSQAKVNISAALVEDIINLEETSEDMQAVIEALKEDFSRSLSVRTSPGALDHITVMTKDGKFPLNQLGQISQKSPQLMIVNMTDFPESTAAAVKAIRESGMNLNPEVDGTMIRVPIPKVTREHRESLVKLAKQSTNKSKEALRKVRSKSITQVKKFKNKVSEDTIWLLEKQIQQMADEAATEMDKLLAAKTKELLG
- the MRRF gene encoding ribosome-recycling factor, mitochondrial isoform X2, coding for MALALRCLRPLPSLLHRSSFAMTRWLPQAPRGCPACVQQMLLSRQLATKKAKGKGQSQAKVNISAALVEDIINLEETSEDMQAVIEALKEDFSRSLSVRTSPGALDHITVMTKDGKFPLNQLGQISQKSPQLMIVNMTDFPESTAAAVKAIRESGMNLNPEVDGTMIRVPIPKKFLVLEVQKLLLPREMSCVEPSWVISSLRVCSATRRGGTWRAAVLKPLELGEAEKKMFLVVWCVL
- the MRRF gene encoding ribosome-recycling factor, mitochondrial isoform X3; amino-acid sequence: MALALRCLRPLPSLLHRSSFAMTRWLPQAPRGCPACVQQMLLSRQLATKKAKGKGQSQAKVNISAALVEDIINLEETSEDMQAVIEALKEDFSRSLSVRTSPGALDHITVMTKDGKFPLNQLGQISQKSPQLMIVNMTDFPESTAAAVKAIRESGMNLNPEVDGTMIRVPIPKGKVHLKFSSAELPVAYHVQQHPLVKPGVHIILVGNPGHGELE